From the Maniola jurtina chromosome Z, ilManJurt1.1, whole genome shotgun sequence genome, one window contains:
- the LOC123880503 gene encoding uncharacterized protein LOC123880503 has translation MVAAQRQCVIGSQQARRRRCAGDSAARPAGPRRPPAGWWRARPPPPYSRAMPRCGPLPLRPLAALPHAAHSARRGGRIALAAARPLRAARSPLTDYYTIYDIIVRICTFRGVLT, from the coding sequence ATGGTGGCTGCTCAACGTCAATGTGTCATCGGGTCGCAGCAGGCTCGGCGTCGGCGGTGCGCCGGTGACTCGGCGGCGAGGCCGGCTGGCCCGCGGCGCCCCCCGGCCGGCTGGTGGCGCGCGCGGCCGCCGCCACCCTACTCGCGCGCCATGCCGCGCTGCGGTCCGCTGCCGCTACGCCCGCTGGCCGCCCTCCCGCATGCCGCTCacagcgcgcggcgcggcgggcgcatCGCGCTCGCTGCGGCACGCCCGCTCCGCGCTGCGAGATCGCCTCTCACCGACTACTATACTATCTATGATATAATCGTTCGGATATGTACGTTTCGCGGAGTCCTTACGTAA